In Neisseria brasiliensis, the following proteins share a genomic window:
- the hisH gene encoding imidazole glycerol phosphate synthase subunit HisH, giving the protein MKVAVVDYGMGNLHSVLKSVQAAQKLAGLQADIFLTDQPDEVFAADKIIFPGQGAMPDCMSALQQSGLGEAVSDGLKNKPFFGICVGAQLLFDHSEEGDTAGLGWFAGGVKRFAANRHDTNGDKLKVPHMGWNAVRQTQNHPLFADIAQDTRFYFVHSYYFAPQNNDIVLGTSEYPQEFACIVGKDNVFATQFHTEKSHDGGLLLLRNFLNWQP; this is encoded by the coding sequence ATGAAAGTAGCTGTTGTCGATTACGGCATGGGCAATTTGCACTCGGTGCTGAAATCCGTGCAGGCCGCGCAAAAATTAGCCGGTTTGCAAGCCGATATTTTTCTGACCGACCAGCCGGATGAAGTCTTTGCCGCCGACAAAATCATTTTTCCCGGCCAAGGTGCCATGCCCGACTGCATGAGCGCGTTACAGCAAAGCGGCTTGGGCGAAGCGGTTTCAGACGGCCTGAAAAATAAACCGTTTTTCGGCATTTGCGTCGGCGCGCAATTGTTGTTCGACCACAGCGAAGAAGGCGACACCGCCGGTTTGGGCTGGTTTGCCGGCGGCGTGAAACGCTTTGCCGCCAACCGCCACGATACCAACGGCGACAAATTGAAAGTGCCGCACATGGGCTGGAATGCCGTGCGCCAAACTCAAAACCATCCTTTGTTTGCCGACATCGCGCAAGACACGCGCTTTTACTTTGTGCACAGCTATTATTTCGCACCGCAAAACAACGACATCGTGTTGGGCACCAGCGAATATCCGCAGGAATTTGCCTGCATTGTCGGCAAAGATAATGTCTTCGCCACCCAATTCCACACCGAAAAAAGCCACGACGGCGGCTTGCTGCTGTTGCGCAATTTCTTAAACTGGCAGCCGTAA
- the hisA gene encoding 1-(5-phosphoribosyl)-5-[(5-phosphoribosylamino)methylideneamino]imidazole-4-carboxamide isomerase — MLLIPAIDLKDGQCVRLKQGLMDQATVFSDTPAQTAEHWFKQGARRLHLVDLNGAFAGEPKNFPAIKEILAAVAQHIPVQLGGGIRDLATIEKYLNLGLTDVIIGTAAVKNPEFVREACKAFPGQIIVGLDAKEGMVAIDGWATVTEHHVIDLAKQFEDDGVNSIIYTDIGRDGMMSGVNIEATVKLAESIKIPVIASGGLTDLNDIRALCAVEQSGVTGAITGRAIYEGSIDFAEAQKLADSLA, encoded by the coding sequence ATGTTACTTATTCCTGCAATCGATTTAAAAGACGGCCAATGCGTACGCCTGAAACAAGGCTTGATGGATCAGGCAACCGTGTTTTCTGACACACCGGCGCAAACTGCCGAACATTGGTTCAAACAAGGCGCGCGCCGTCTGCATTTGGTGGATCTAAACGGCGCGTTTGCGGGCGAACCGAAAAACTTCCCGGCGATTAAAGAAATCTTGGCCGCCGTGGCGCAACACATTCCCGTGCAATTGGGCGGCGGCATCCGCGATTTGGCCACCATCGAAAAATATCTGAATTTGGGTTTGACCGATGTCATCATCGGCACCGCTGCAGTGAAAAATCCTGAGTTCGTACGCGAAGCCTGCAAAGCCTTCCCCGGCCAAATCATCGTCGGTTTGGATGCCAAAGAAGGCATGGTGGCGATTGACGGCTGGGCGACCGTGACTGAACACCATGTGATTGATTTGGCCAAACAATTTGAAGACGACGGCGTCAACAGCATCATCTACACCGACATCGGCCGCGACGGCATGATGAGCGGCGTGAACATTGAAGCCACCGTCAAGCTCGCCGAATCAATTAAGATTCCCGTGATTGCCTCCGGCGGCCTGACCGATTTGAACGACATCCGTGCCTTGTGTGCGGTCGAGCAAAGCGGCGTGACCGGTGCGATTACCGGCCGCGCGATTTACGAAGGCAGCATTGACTTTGCCGAAGCGCAAAAGCTGGCCGATTCGCTGGCTTAA
- a CDS encoding multidrug transporter MatE → MLEAFVLGFWLIWSADRDIYPLTESLWFTILAVIMRQLTAFAIPEIDGYWAALNGALWAYVAVVFMIVNRFSTSFMTTMLMAAAAGVGYFQLLQYLPDWVNGWLS, encoded by the coding sequence ATGCTGGAAGCATTCGTCTTAGGCTTTTGGTTGATTTGGTCTGCCGACCGCGACATTTATCCGCTGACAGAAAGTCTGTGGTTCACCATTTTGGCTGTGATTATGCGCCAACTGACCGCTTTTGCCATACCGGAAATTGACGGCTATTGGGCGGCGCTCAACGGTGCATTATGGGCGTATGTCGCCGTCGTTTTCATGATCGTCAACCGTTTCAGCACCAGCTTTATGACCACCATGCTCATGGCGGCAGCCGCGGGCGTTGGTTATTTCCAATTGCTGCAATATCTGCCCGATTGGGTCAACGGCTGGCTAAGTTAA
- the hisF gene encoding imidazole glycerol phosphate synthase subunit HisF, whose product MALAKRIIPCLDVDNGRVVKGVNFLGLRDAGNPIDVAKRYNDEGADELTFLDITASSDNRDTILHVIEEVASQVFIPLTVGGGVRSVADVRRLLNAGADKASINTAAVTNPDLVNEASGFFGSQAIVVAIDAKAVNPENTRWEIFTHGGRKPTGLDAVEWAVEMQKRGAGEILLTSMDRDGTKIGFNLPLTRAISEAVDIPVIASGGVGNVQHLIDGVKEGRADAVLAASIFHFGEVSIHEAKLAMQAAGIEVRL is encoded by the coding sequence ATGGCATTGGCAAAACGCATTATCCCCTGCTTAGACGTCGATAACGGCCGCGTGGTCAAAGGCGTCAATTTTCTCGGCCTGCGCGATGCGGGCAACCCGATTGACGTCGCCAAACGCTACAACGATGAAGGCGCCGACGAGCTGACCTTTCTCGACATCACCGCCTCTTCCGACAACCGCGATACGATTTTGCATGTGATTGAAGAAGTGGCATCGCAAGTGTTCATTCCACTCACCGTCGGTGGCGGCGTACGCTCGGTGGCCGATGTGCGCCGTCTGCTCAATGCCGGTGCGGATAAAGCCAGCATCAACACCGCAGCCGTGACCAACCCTGATTTGGTCAACGAAGCCAGCGGCTTTTTCGGCTCGCAAGCGATTGTGGTGGCCATCGATGCCAAAGCGGTCAACCCTGAAAACACGCGCTGGGAAATTTTCACCCACGGCGGCCGCAAACCGACCGGCTTAGATGCAGTAGAATGGGCGGTGGAAATGCAAAAACGCGGTGCCGGCGAAATCCTGCTCACCAGCATGGATAGGGACGGTACCAAAATCGGCTTCAACCTGCCGCTCACCCGCGCCATTTCCGAAGCAGTCGATATTCCGGTGATTGCCTCCGGCGGCGTGGGCAATGTACAGCACTTAATCGACGGCGTGAAAGAAGGCAGAGCCGATGCGGTGTTGGCAGCGAGTATCTTCCACTTCGGCGAAGTCAGCATTCACGAAGCCAAATTGGCGATGCAAGCAGCAGGAATTGAAGTGCGACTCTAA
- a CDS encoding sulfite exporter TauE/SafE family protein, which produces MEIDFTLGQYLLIGILGIVAGIINMMAGGGSNLILPVLMMFGVPADVANGTNRVGVLLQSVSGTHGFHKAGKLPTEDLRGIMVPMMFGGVAGALFASFAPVDILKPLLLLTMLGVAAVVAFKPNLLLHEPGTQPIRVADKPNSRYALFLVGMYGGFVQAAAGFLLLPALAGLLKYDLVRANALKVCCTLGFTAVALAIFVARSQVMWDVGLVLALSSALGARLGVKTAIKLQPETLRKILFAMTLAAVVLAFLK; this is translated from the coding sequence ATGGAAATCGATTTCACCTTAGGGCAATATTTGCTCATCGGCATTTTGGGCATCGTCGCTGGTATCATCAACATGATGGCGGGCGGCGGCTCAAACCTGATTTTGCCGGTGTTGATGATGTTCGGCGTACCGGCCGATGTTGCCAATGGCACCAACCGCGTCGGCGTGTTGCTGCAATCTGTCTCCGGCACTCATGGTTTTCACAAGGCGGGTAAGCTGCCAACCGAAGATTTGCGCGGCATTATGGTACCGATGATGTTCGGGGGCGTGGCCGGCGCCTTGTTTGCTTCTTTTGCGCCCGTAGATATTTTGAAGCCCTTGTTATTGCTGACCATGCTCGGCGTGGCAGCGGTGGTGGCATTCAAGCCAAATCTATTGCTGCACGAGCCGGGGACGCAGCCGATTCGGGTTGCCGACAAACCTAATTCGCGTTACGCTTTGTTTCTGGTCGGCATGTACGGCGGCTTTGTGCAAGCGGCGGCAGGCTTTTTGCTGTTGCCCGCTTTGGCCGGTTTGCTGAAATATGATTTAGTGCGCGCCAATGCGCTGAAAGTCTGCTGCACGCTGGGCTTCACTGCTGTGGCCTTGGCGATTTTCGTGGCGCGTAGCCAAGTGATGTGGGACGTGGGTTTGGTGCTGGCTTTATCCAGCGCATTGGGCGCACGTTTGGGCGTGAAAACCGCCATCAAGCTGCAACCCGAAACCCTGCGCAAAATCTTATTTGCCATGACTTTGGCTGCCGTAGTATTGGCCTTTTTGAAATAA
- the hisI gene encoding phosphoribosyl-AMP cyclohydrolase, translating to MNTDTLLSAVKFDEKGLVCAIAQDWQSGRVLMVAWMNAEAVAKTAETGFAHYYSRSRQKQWMKGEESGHTQKVHELRLDCDGDAIVMLIEQHGGIACHTGRESCFYQKWDGSQWQTVDAVLKDENEIYGHSHS from the coding sequence ATGAACACAGACACCCTACTTTCCGCCGTCAAATTCGATGAAAAAGGCTTAGTGTGCGCCATCGCGCAAGATTGGCAAAGCGGCCGCGTGTTGATGGTGGCGTGGATGAACGCCGAAGCAGTCGCCAAAACCGCCGAAACCGGTTTTGCCCACTATTACAGTCGCAGCCGCCAAAAGCAATGGATGAAAGGCGAAGAATCCGGCCACACACAAAAAGTACACGAGCTGCGCTTGGATTGCGATGGCGATGCGATTGTGATGCTGATTGAGCAACACGGCGGCATTGCCTGCCATACCGGCCGCGAGAGCTGCTTCTACCAGAAATGGGACGGCAGCCAATGGCAAACCGTCGATGCCGTGTTGAAAGATGAAAACGAGATTTACGGCCACAGCCATTCTTAA
- a CDS encoding phosphoribosyl-ATP diphosphatase produces MSNNVLSEIQNVIDSRKGHNPEESYVAQLFYKGEDKILKKVIEEAGEVLMASKDGEAEHLVYETADLWFHSMVLLAHHGLRVEDVIAELARRQGLSGLVEKAARTDQ; encoded by the coding sequence ATGAGCAACAATGTATTAAGCGAAATTCAAAACGTGATTGACTCGCGCAAGGGTCATAATCCTGAAGAATCTTATGTCGCCCAGCTTTTTTACAAAGGCGAAGACAAAATTCTGAAAAAAGTCATCGAAGAAGCAGGCGAAGTGTTGATGGCATCGAAAGACGGCGAAGCAGAACACTTGGTTTACGAAACCGCCGATTTGTGGTTTCACAGCATGGTTTTGCTGGCGCACCACGGTTTGCGCGTCGAAGATGTGATTGCCGAACTTGCGCGCCGTCAAGGTTTATCGGGATTGGTGGAAAAAGCCGCTCGCACAGACCAGTGA
- a CDS encoding histidine triad nucleotide-binding protein, which produces MSDCIFCKIVDKQIPSASVYEDADMLCFKDINPAAPVHLLLIPKVHFDSLAHAQAEHETLLGKMMLKVPQIAQEAGLTNGFKTLINTGKGGGQEVFHLHIHIMGTPA; this is translated from the coding sequence GTGAGCGACTGCATTTTCTGTAAAATCGTGGATAAACAAATCCCTTCCGCCAGCGTCTATGAAGATGCCGATATGTTGTGCTTCAAAGACATCAACCCAGCTGCACCCGTGCATCTGCTGCTGATTCCCAAAGTGCATTTCGACTCGCTGGCACATGCCCAAGCCGAGCATGAAACATTGTTGGGCAAAATGATGCTAAAAGTGCCACAAATCGCACAAGAAGCGGGCTTGACCAACGGCTTCAAAACCTTAATCAACACCGGCAAAGGCGGCGGACAGGAAGTTTTCCATCTGCACATCCACATCATGGGTACACCAGCCTGA
- the tatA gene encoding Sec-independent protein translocase subunit TatA: MGSFSIWHWIIVLVIVVLVFGTKKLRNVGKDLGGAVHDFKKGLNEGDEKANKDEVIEHKKEEDKV; the protein is encoded by the coding sequence ATGGGTAGCTTTTCTATCTGGCACTGGATTATCGTATTGGTCATCGTAGTTTTGGTGTTTGGCACTAAGAAACTGCGCAACGTCGGCAAAGATTTGGGCGGCGCGGTACACGACTTTAAAAAAGGTTTGAACGAAGGCGACGAAAAAGCCAACAAAGACGAAGTCATCGAACACAAAAAAGAAGAAGACAAAGTCTAA
- the tatB gene encoding Sec-independent protein translocase protein TatB: MFDFGLSELLLLGVIALIVLGPERLPKAARTAGQLVGKLQRLVSNVKQELSVQVELEELRKAKQEFESAADQLRNEMKEVSNEAQSSLNSISDGLKPWERLPEQRVPDDFKVDENGILLPEIKDDKVNPNAEPIEFLDENGQPIAPPTPDIAEATQDAEAHDADQLWRDYLTSANTSYQAPEVSYVETTPTYSLGMHTATLRKQAMQRKRDMRPKFRAKPKLRVRKK, encoded by the coding sequence ATGTTTGATTTCGGTTTAAGCGAACTCCTGCTGCTCGGCGTGATTGCGCTGATTGTGCTGGGGCCCGAGCGTCTGCCCAAAGCTGCGCGTACTGCCGGCCAATTGGTCGGCAAGCTGCAGCGTTTGGTCAGCAACGTGAAGCAGGAACTCAGCGTGCAAGTTGAGCTGGAAGAGCTGCGCAAGGCCAAGCAGGAATTTGAATCGGCAGCGGATCAGTTGCGCAATGAAATGAAGGAAGTCAGCAACGAAGCGCAAAGCAGTCTGAATAGCATTTCAGACGGCCTCAAGCCTTGGGAACGACTGCCTGAACAACGTGTGCCTGATGATTTCAAAGTCGATGAAAACGGCATTTTGCTGCCCGAAATCAAAGATGATAAGGTCAATCCAAACGCCGAACCGATTGAATTTTTAGACGAAAACGGCCAACCGATTGCGCCACCGACACCCGATATTGCCGAAGCCACGCAAGACGCTGAAGCACATGATGCCGATCAATTGTGGCGCGATTACCTGACTTCGGCCAACACGTCATACCAAGCGCCGGAAGTCAGCTATGTGGAAACCACGCCTACCTATTCTCTCGGCATGCACACCGCCACCCTGCGCAAACAAGCCATGCAACGCAAACGCGATATGCGTCCGAAATTCCGCGCCAAACCGAAACTTCGTGTCCGTAAAAAGTGA
- the tatC gene encoding twin-arginine translocase subunit TatC yields the protein MSDTPIQPSEPTTQPLIEHLLELRRRLMWIIIGLLICFLALMPFSQTLYSFVAQPLMASLPKDTSMIATDVIAPFFVPVKVTLMAAFLVSLPHTLYQVWAFVAPALYQNEKRLITPLVLSSFILFFVGMAFAYYLVFPVIFQFLASVTPVGVNMATDIDKYLSFILGMFVAFGTTFEVPVVVVLLARMGIVDTAQLKLARPYVIVGAFVIAAIITPPDVISQILLAVPLIILYEAGIWFSRFTKPIERENSDDEAQPPAQV from the coding sequence GTGTCTGATACGCCCATCCAACCATCCGAACCTACGACCCAGCCCTTAATCGAGCATCTGCTCGAGCTGCGCCGCCGCCTGATGTGGATCATCATCGGCCTGTTGATCTGCTTTTTAGCACTGATGCCGTTTTCGCAAACCCTGTATTCGTTTGTCGCGCAGCCGCTGATGGCCAGCCTGCCCAAAGACACCAGCATGATTGCCACCGATGTGATTGCGCCGTTTTTCGTACCGGTGAAAGTCACCTTGATGGCGGCTTTTTTGGTGTCGCTACCGCATACGCTGTATCAGGTTTGGGCATTTGTTGCACCGGCGCTGTATCAAAATGAAAAACGCTTGATTACGCCTTTGGTGCTGTCGAGCTTTATCCTGTTTTTCGTCGGCATGGCCTTTGCTTATTATTTGGTCTTTCCGGTGATTTTCCAATTTTTGGCCAGCGTGACCCCTGTCGGCGTGAACATGGCGACCGACATCGACAAATATTTGTCGTTTATTTTAGGCATGTTTGTCGCGTTCGGCACCACTTTTGAAGTGCCGGTGGTGGTGGTCTTATTGGCGCGCATGGGTATTGTCGATACGGCGCAACTCAAGCTCGCGCGCCCTTATGTGATTGTCGGCGCGTTTGTGATTGCCGCCATCATCACGCCGCCGGATGTGATTTCGCAAATCCTGCTCGCCGTGCCGCTGATTATTTTGTATGAAGCAGGCATCTGGTTCAGCCGCTTTACCAAACCGATTGAACGCGAAAACTCAGACGACGAAGCGCAACCGCCTGCCCAAGTTTGA
- a CDS encoding DUF2069 domain-containing protein produces MKNSAKHWSYYAASASLIALIIICVAWELWIAPLRPGGSWLALKALPLCLPLAGILKGKVYTYQYSCMLILIYFAEAFMRMFDAVPASRVCAALAAVCCVIFFIACLFFIKDAQRKAVA; encoded by the coding sequence ATGAAAAATTCTGCCAAACATTGGTCTTATTACGCCGCTTCTGCCAGCTTGATTGCGCTGATTATCATCTGCGTGGCTTGGGAATTGTGGATTGCGCCGCTGCGCCCGGGCGGTTCGTGGCTGGCCTTGAAAGCCCTGCCCTTGTGTCTCCCGCTGGCCGGTATTTTAAAAGGCAAGGTGTACACCTACCAATACAGCTGCATGCTGATTTTGATTTATTTTGCCGAAGCCTTTATGCGGATGTTTGATGCCGTACCGGCCAGCCGTGTATGCGCGGCCTTGGCGGCGGTGTGCTGCGTGATATTTTTCATTGCCTGCCTGTTTTTTATTAAAGACGCACAACGAAAGGCGGTGGCTTAA
- a CDS encoding PglL family O-oligosaccharyltransferase, with product MYQRFSDGLNSEWHTRLLPVWLAFLWIGIAPFLSLYRIGPLSSFYLEAASLLGAVVFVLATACYGLLNVRLSTAGVTFLILAAFWWLQARVLDLTYPGMSDMVVWTFVILALMAWAVRGWVAEYGQERIVTVFAWSLLFGALIQATIAFMQFKGWAGAEIFKGILAYGGSNNVSGQLGQRNHLGHYLMWGLLCAAYLWAMRKIPNWLGMVLVILLTGILGLVNSRTILAYVIGVGILLPFWRIAAGREANRLVGIIAFALACVVVFQFSMGMLLELFGNANYETAVKRAANSGFEGSARETEWHKAWIAFQSAPWLGHGWNGYALQGFLIHAELKHYSNNILGVLFTHSHNIVLQLLAEVGIVGTLLVALSLLAAVWRMLVRPYHAASLLLLALMTVSLCHSMLEYPLWYIYFLVPFGLMVSLSPARYQDISDGPVAAKRRNYVGGLAAILLIGGILNLGWAYTDLVDYSRRPKTEAATEASRKIEGLKRIAEQQPMLLYYAELSLTRRADPTDPMIQPWAEQAALNALTYRPYANAHQVGLYRYRKGETQAGAQWMQAMYYYFPYMMSFYESKIRAHQAFEPLLPTLLSACQTFQADPKHSTAKPCSKAK from the coding sequence ATGTATCAGCGTTTTTCAGACGGCCTCAATAGCGAATGGCATACCCGCCTGCTGCCGGTATGGCTGGCCTTTTTGTGGATCGGCATTGCTCCGTTTCTGTCGCTTTACCGTATCGGCCCTTTATCCAGTTTTTATCTGGAAGCCGCTTCGCTACTGGGAGCGGTGGTATTTGTGTTGGCGACGGCATGCTACGGCTTGCTCAACGTACGCCTTTCCACCGCCGGCGTGACATTTTTGATACTGGCCGCCTTTTGGTGGCTGCAAGCGCGTGTATTGGATTTGACCTACCCTGGCATGAGCGACATGGTGGTGTGGACGTTTGTGATTCTGGCCTTAATGGCATGGGCAGTGCGCGGCTGGGTGGCAGAATACGGGCAAGAGCGCATTGTTACCGTGTTCGCATGGTCGCTTTTGTTCGGTGCATTGATTCAGGCCACCATCGCTTTTATGCAGTTTAAAGGCTGGGCAGGCGCGGAAATATTCAAAGGCATTTTGGCCTATGGCGGCAGCAACAATGTCAGCGGCCAACTCGGCCAGCGCAACCATCTCGGCCACTATCTGATGTGGGGCCTGTTGTGCGCCGCTTATTTGTGGGCAATGCGCAAAATACCGAACTGGCTGGGCATGGTGTTGGTGATATTGCTGACCGGCATTCTCGGCTTAGTCAACTCGCGCACTATTCTCGCTTACGTGATCGGCGTGGGCATCTTGTTGCCATTTTGGCGCATCGCCGCCGGTCGTGAAGCCAACCGTTTGGTTGGGATTATCGCGTTTGCACTCGCCTGTGTGGTAGTGTTTCAATTTTCTATGGGCATGCTGCTCGAATTATTCGGCAATGCCAATTACGAAACCGCGGTTAAACGTGCTGCCAACAGCGGCTTTGAAGGCTCTGCCCGCGAAACCGAATGGCATAAAGCTTGGATTGCCTTTCAATCCGCCCCATGGCTTGGTCATGGCTGGAATGGCTATGCCTTACAAGGCTTCTTAATACATGCCGAACTCAAACACTATAGCAACAATATTCTCGGCGTGTTGTTTACCCATTCCCATAATATTGTATTGCAACTCTTGGCCGAAGTCGGCATCGTCGGCACCCTACTGGTAGCATTGAGCCTACTGGCAGCCGTTTGGCGCATGCTGGTACGTCCGTATCACGCTGCTTCCTTATTGCTCTTGGCTTTGATGACGGTATCCCTGTGCCACAGCATGTTGGAATACCCGCTTTGGTATATTTATTTTCTGGTGCCGTTCGGCTTGATGGTTTCGCTGTCGCCTGCACGCTATCAAGATATTTCAGACGGCCCTGTCGCAGCCAAACGCCGCAATTATGTCGGGGGCTTGGCAGCCATTTTACTGATTGGCGGCATTTTGAATCTGGGCTGGGCCTACACCGATTTAGTTGATTACAGCCGCCGGCCTAAAACCGAAGCCGCAACTGAAGCCAGCCGTAAAATCGAGGGGCTCAAACGCATCGCCGAGCAGCAGCCCATGCTACTTTACTACGCAGAATTGAGCCTCACACGCCGTGCCGACCCGACCGATCCGATGATTCAACCTTGGGCAGAACAAGCCGCGCTGAATGCGCTCACCTACCGCCCTTACGCCAACGCACATCAAGTCGGCCTTTACCGCTACCGCAAAGGCGAAACCCAAGCCGGTGCACAATGGATGCAGGCCATGTATTATTACTTTCCGTATATGATGTCGTTTTACGAAAGCAAAATCCGTGCGCACCAAGCATTCGAACCGTTATTGCCAACACTGTTATCAGCCTGCCAAACCTTCCAAGCAGACCCAAAACACAGCACGGCCAAACCTTGCAGCAAAGCAAAATAA
- a CDS encoding response regulator transcription factor, protein MSRVLLVDDDALLTELLTEYLTAEGLNVHSVPDGEAGVQEILSGQYDVVVLDSMMPKMNGLDVLKNVRTQSTVPVIMLTAKGDDIDRIIGLEMGADDYVPKPCTPRELLARINAILRRAQNNAEQSNTPNSIAVSDVVLYPAKRQATIKDSPLELTSTEFNLLEVLMRHAGQVVSKETLSVEALDRKLAKFDRSIDVHISSIRHKLGDASLIQTVRGLGYLFVKN, encoded by the coding sequence ATGAGCCGCGTACTATTGGTAGATGACGACGCTTTATTGACCGAACTGTTAACCGAATACCTGACCGCCGAAGGCCTAAACGTACACAGCGTTCCCGACGGAGAAGCTGGCGTGCAGGAAATCTTATCGGGTCAATACGACGTGGTCGTATTGGATTCCATGATGCCGAAAATGAACGGCTTGGATGTTTTGAAAAACGTCCGCACCCAAAGCACCGTACCGGTGATTATGTTGACCGCCAAAGGTGACGACATCGACCGCATCATCGGTTTGGAAATGGGCGCAGACGACTATGTGCCAAAACCTTGCACCCCACGCGAATTGTTGGCGCGTATCAACGCGATTCTGCGTCGCGCACAAAATAATGCCGAGCAAAGCAATACGCCAAACAGCATTGCCGTGAGCGATGTGGTGCTGTATCCGGCCAAACGCCAAGCCACCATCAAAGACTCCCCGTTGGAATTGACCAGCACCGAATTCAACCTGCTGGAAGTATTGATGCGCCATGCCGGCCAAGTCGTGAGCAAAGAGACCTTGTCTGTCGAAGCCTTAGACCGCAAATTGGCCAAATTCGACCGCAGCATCGACGTGCATATCTCCAGCATCCGCCACAAATTGGGCGATGCTTCGTTGATTCAAACCGTGCGCGGCTTGGGCTATTTGTTTGTTAAAAACTAA
- a CDS encoding sensor histidine kinase, translating to MKLFQRIFATFCAVIICAIFVASFSFWLMQNTLAENQFNQRRTIETTLMNSIVSAFKSRGDAGAREILFEWKDSPVSNGVFVILGDNKRDILDRDIDTKMIERARAFAINNPKSDLAHIEYDRFGEEYLFFVRGWDNQQAQRLPSPLFIPGLPLPPIWHEFIILSFIILVGLLTAYILAANITKPIRILGKGMNRVANGDLETRISQQVDDRDDELSHLAQQFDKMAEKLQKLVAKERHLLHHVSHEMRSPLARMQAIVGLIQAQPQKQDQYLKRLEDELTRMDTLVGELLTLSRLETSNMPQEKENLKLIPFLTNLVEDSQSVAQQNHQSVTLQIQGKIPETATVSANESYLYRAFDNVIRNAMNYSPEGSDIKVNIGQDSKNWIVNITDNGPGVDEMQLPHIFTAFYRADSSASKPGTGLGLALTKHIVEQHNGKIIAENVKPNGLNMRFIFPKTKPSGEKSKNAAAV from the coding sequence ATGAAACTGTTTCAACGCATATTCGCCACATTTTGCGCCGTGATTATCTGCGCAATCTTTGTGGCGAGTTTTTCATTTTGGCTGATGCAAAACACCTTGGCCGAAAACCAGTTTAATCAACGCCGTACCATCGAAACGACGTTGATGAACAGCATTGTTTCCGCGTTTAAATCACGCGGCGATGCCGGTGCGCGCGAGATTTTGTTCGAATGGAAAGACAGCCCCGTCTCCAACGGTGTTTTTGTCATTCTCGGCGACAACAAGCGCGATATTCTTGACCGCGACATCGACACCAAAATGATTGAACGCGCCCGCGCCTTTGCCATCAACAACCCAAAATCCGATTTGGCACACATCGAATACGACCGCTTCGGCGAAGAATATCTCTTCTTCGTGCGCGGCTGGGACAATCAACAGGCGCAACGTTTGCCAAGCCCGTTGTTCATTCCCGGCTTACCGCTGCCGCCGATTTGGCACGAATTCATCATCCTTTCTTTCATCATTCTGGTCGGCTTGCTGACTGCCTACATCTTGGCGGCCAACATCACCAAGCCCATCCGTATTTTGGGTAAAGGCATGAATCGCGTGGCCAATGGCGATTTGGAAACGCGTATTTCGCAACAAGTTGACGATCGTGATGATGAATTGTCGCACTTGGCACAGCAATTCGACAAAATGGCGGAAAAACTGCAAAAGCTGGTCGCCAAAGAGCGTCACCTGCTGCACCACGTTTCCCACGAAATGCGCTCGCCGCTGGCACGCATGCAGGCCATTGTCGGCCTGATTCAAGCGCAGCCACAAAAGCAGGATCAATACCTGAAACGCTTGGAAGACGAATTAACGCGTATGGATACCTTGGTGGGCGAGTTGCTGACTCTGTCGCGCTTGGAAACGTCCAACATGCCGCAGGAAAAGGAAAACCTGAAACTGATTCCTTTCTTAACCAACTTAGTGGAAGACAGCCAAAGCGTGGCGCAACAAAACCATCAGTCCGTCACCTTACAAATTCAAGGCAAAATTCCGGAAACCGCCACTGTGTCGGCCAACGAGAGCTATTTATATCGCGCGTTTGACAATGTGATTCGCAATGCCATGAATTACAGCCCTGAAGGCAGCGACATCAAAGTCAACATCGGCCAAGACAGTAAAAACTGGATTGTGAATATTACCGACAACGGTCCGGGAGTAGATGAAATGCAATTGCCGCACATTTTCACTGCATTTTACCGCGCCGACTCCAGCGCCAGCAAACCGGGCACCGGCCTAGGCTTGGCTTTGACCAAGCACATTGTCGAGCAGCACAACGGTAAAATCATCGCCGAAAATGTCAAACCTAACGGCTTGAATATGCGTTTCATTTTCCCGAAAACCAAACCTTCCGGTGAAAAAAGCAAAAACGCTGCAGCGGTATAA